The DNA sequence GTGCACATAGAAGTACACAAGAGATGGCTAAGGAAAATATTGTTTTCATTAAGGTATGGGGATAAAAAAACCGCGGCGGACCGCGGTTTTATATAGAGGAGAAGTGATTACTTCTTAGCGTCAGCTGCAGGAGCTGCTGCTGCTGGTGCTGCTGGTGCTGCTGGAGCAGCAGGAGCATCTTTCTTAGCATCTTCCATGTGCGCAGCCTCAGCACCATGCTTTTCGCCGCCCATATCAATGTCGCCGTCGCCTTTGATTAATAAATAGGCGGTGGCACCAATTAAGACTAGTACCATAATGATAATTGCACGGTTGCTCATTGCTTTTCCTTCGATTGGATTGAAATTGCATCAATATTAACTCGGGATGAGCTCTAGGTAAATCCGAATAATCCCTAGAGGCCCGTATCCTTGGATGAACTAGGTATTAACACTTATTTTGGGCGCAAGTTAAGATGGTCCAAATTACCCTAAAAGATTGCCATATGAGTCCAAAGCTACCCATTCATAACTCGCAAACGATCACCGAGTTTTTAAATCTACACCATAGTCAAATCTCAGAGGGGGACTCTGATGACTCCTATAAGTTTGCCTTTGATGACGAGGCCTTTTTGTCTCGTAGAGAAACCATGGGCATTCGTTTTGAATTGGAATTACTCAAGCCCGAAGTGCTACTCAAAGAACATGGCATTGAGCATACGATTACCGTTTTTGGATCAACCCGTTTTGTTAGCCAAGCTGCTGCAATAGCGCTAAAAGAAAAGGCGAAAACACCGGATGAGATAGCTGCTGCCAATAAAGCCTTGTTACACAGTCAATATTATGAGTCTGCTCGTCTGTTTGGCGCTCTAGTCGCTTCATATAATTCAACACAGAAAAAAGACTCCAATAAGCTTCATATTTGTACGGGCGGTGGTCCTGGAATTATGGAGGCCGCCAATCGTGGTGCGTTTGAAAAAGGCGATAAAACTATTGGCTTTAATATCAGCCTTCCAAGAGAGCAGCACCCCAATCCATACATCAGTCCAGGATTAAGTTTTCGTTTTCATTACTTCGCTCTGCGTAAGATGCACTTTATGTTGAGAGCAAGAGCAATCGTGGCCTATCCAGGGGGCTTTGGTTCGTTTGATGAGTTATTCGAGGTCTTAACGCTCATACAGACCAAAAAGGTTGTGCCGATACCGGTGATATTGGTAGGGAAAAGCTATTGGAATGAGATGTTGAACTTTAAGAGCATGGTGGAATTTGGTGTGATTGATCAAGAGGATATGCAGAGCATCCATTTTTCCGAGACCGCCGAGGAGGCTTGGCAGGTGATTCGGGACTGGTATCAGCTAGGCTAAAGGGTGCCTGTAAAATCA is a window from the Polynucleobacter sp. MWH-Aus1W21 genome containing:
- a CDS encoding LOG family protein, which gives rise to MSPKLPIHNSQTITEFLNLHHSQISEGDSDDSYKFAFDDEAFLSRRETMGIRFELELLKPEVLLKEHGIEHTITVFGSTRFVSQAAAIALKEKAKTPDEIAAANKALLHSQYYESARLFGALVASYNSTQKKDSNKLHICTGGGPGIMEAANRGAFEKGDKTIGFNISLPREQHPNPYISPGLSFRFHYFALRKMHFMLRARAIVAYPGGFGSFDELFEVLTLIQTKKVVPIPVILVGKSYWNEMLNFKSMVEFGVIDQEDMQSIHFSETAEEAWQVIRDWYQLG